A single window of Liolophura sinensis isolate JHLJ2023 chromosome 6, CUHK_Ljap_v2, whole genome shotgun sequence DNA harbors:
- the LOC135467759 gene encoding molybdate-anion transporter-like: MLILTYITLGVLTGIAVALQLWARRNRQEAQVGNNPQFLKFQRGYFVVYLMAMFADWLQGPYLYKLYSYYGFQEDQIATLYVFGFASTVLLGTWAPVAADKFGRKKLCIAFTVLYSVSCFLKLSRSYGILLIGRLLGGMATSVLFSAFEAWYVHEHVETHDFPKEWIAVTFTKASMWNGVLATVAGLTSSLASEWFGLGPVAPYMMAVPFLIFVGIVIYSHWNENYSGHKTKFSKLCIAGLSNIGKSERIFVIGVIEALFESVIYVTIFLWTPILEPGMPPLGIVFSCFMVCILIGSAVFQILSMYHFAVQNLLLVSTAIALVANVILVISVHPDKQSFNMSFGAYLLLELAVGMYFPAMGFLRSRVLPETHRSVIMNWFRVPISIIACIVLMLLHEDVFQHGNRWIFAICVGLLSLACVSCWRFIHLSKNSDDLRQDTVLMELEHYHNIF; this comes from the coding sequence ATGTTAATCCTAACATATATTACCCTTGGGGTATTAACAGGGATCGCTGTGGCTCTACAGCTATGGGCAAGAAGGAATCGACAGGAAGCCCAGGTTGGAAACAACCCCCAGTTTCTCAAGTTCCAGAGAGGGTACTTTGTGGTGTATCTGATGGCCATGTTTGCTGACTGGCTGCAAGGCCCATACCTTTACAAACTCTACAGCTACTATGGATTCCAAGAAGATCAAATTGCTACTCTGTACGTGTTTGGGTTTGCTTCCACAGTTCTTTTGGGCACATGGGCACCTGTGGCCGCAGATAAATTTGGACGTAAGAAGCTGTGCATAGCATTCACTGTGCTTTATTCGGTGTCTTGCTTTCTGAAACTGTCCAGAAGCTATGGCATTCTTCTCATCGGGCGACTACTGGGAGGGATGGCCACCTCTGTGCTGTTTTCTGCCTTTGAGGCTTGGTATGTTCATGAACacgtggaaacccatgacttcCCCAAAGAGTGGATCGCAGTGACCTTTACCAAAGCTTCCATGTGGAACGGAGTTCTGGCTACTGTGGCTGGATTGACATCTAGTCTGGCGTCTGAATGGTTTGGACTCGGACCAGTCGCTCCTTACATGATGGCTGTGCCATTTTTGATATTTGTGGGGATAGTAATCTACAGTCACTGGAATGAGAATTACAGTGGCCATAAAACTAAATTCTCCAAACTCTGTATTGCAGGACTTTCTAATATTGGCAAAAGTGAACGTATCTTTGTGATAGGTGTCATAGAAGCTTTGTTTGAAAGTGTCATATATGTGACCATCTTTTTATGGACACCTATTTTGGAGCCTGGTATGCCTCCTCTTGGAATTGTCTTTTCCTGCTTCATGGTGTGTATTTTGATTGGTTCAGCTGTGTTCCAGATTCTGTCCATGTATCACTTTGCAGTGCAGAACTTGCTGCTGGTGTCTACTGCTATCGCTCTCGTGGCCAATGTGATTCTGGTCATCTCTGTTCACCCAGATAAACAGAGCTTCAACATGTCGTTTGGGGCGTACTTGCTCCTGGAGTTAGCAGTAGGCATGTACTTTCCAGCCATGGGGTTCCTGCGGAGTCGCGTCTTACCTGAAACCCACAGATCGGTTATCATGAACTGGTTTCGTGTTCCTATCAGCATAATAGcctgcattgttttaatgcttCTCCATGAAGATGTATTTCAGCATGGAAATCGATGGATCTTCGCTATCTGTGTTGGACTCCTATCCTTGGCTTGTGTCAGCTGTTGGAGATTTATCCATTTGTCTAAAAATTCAGACGATCTTCGTCAGGATACAGTTTTGATGGAATTAGAGCATTATCACAACATTTTTTAA
- the LOC135468964 gene encoding tRNA (guanine-N(7)-)-methyltransferase-like, with translation MDIDVKLPQKKFYRQRAHSNPIADHSFDYPVRPSDYDWSKLYPDYFKPKTTESRHDDNKDITESSQPTAQVEFADIGCGYGGLLVELSPLFPETLMLGMEIRVKVSDYVRDRVIALRKKSPGKYQNIACLRTNAMKYLPNFFCKGQLTKMFFLFPDPHFKKTKHKWRIISRTLLAEYAYVLRIGGIVYTTTDVKELHDWMVTHFTEFPLFRQMTEQEMKADIVCDKLINSTEEGQKVTRNKGEKFLAVFQRIADPITS, from the exons ATGGACATAGATGTCAAGCTACCTCAGAAGAAATTCTACCGACAGAGAGCCCATTCTAATCCCATAGCTGATCACAGTTTTGATTA CCCTGTCCGTCCCAGTGATTATGACTGGTCAAAGTTATATCCAGATTACTTCAAACCAAAGACAACAGAAAGCAGGCATGATGACAACAAGGATATAACAGAATCTTCTCAACCAACAGCTCAAGTAGAATTTGCAGACATAGGATGTGGCTatggtggtttgttag tggagttgtctcccctcttCCCAGAAACACTGATGTTAGGAATGGAGATTCGTGTAAAGGTGTCCGATTATGTGAGAGACAGAGTAATAGCTCTCAGGAAGAAGAGTCCtggaaaatatcaaaacattgCCTGTTTACGCACAAACGCTATGAAATATCTGCCAAACTTCTTCTGTAAAGGACAG ctgaCAAAGATGTTTTTCCTGTTTCCTGATCCACATTTTAAGAAAACTAAACACAAGTGGAGGATAATCAGTAGAACATTACTGGCCGAGTATGCATATGTCCTGCGCATTGGG GGTATTGTGTACACAACAACTGATGTGAAGGAGCTGCATGATTGGATGGTGACACATTTCACAGAGTTCCCGTTGTTCCGGCAAATGACAGAACAGGAAATG AAAGCTGATATTGTGTGTGACAAGTTGATCAATAGCACAGAAGAGGGGCAAAAAGTGACAAGAAACAAGGGCGAGAAATTCCTGGCTGTCTTCCAACGCATTGCTGATCCAATAACATCATGA